The following are encoded in a window of Pangasianodon hypophthalmus isolate fPanHyp1 chromosome 14, fPanHyp1.pri, whole genome shotgun sequence genomic DNA:
- the foxo1a gene encoding forkhead box protein O1-A: protein MAEAAQQQQQQQQQLVDIDPDFEPLSRPRSCTWPLPRPEFTNPADSSTSSPAPSVKHEPSGTADFLTSLSLLEESEDYADDKPLVLCPDFQCQENCGHRQQQQQQRPQISGAPLPPQQQQQQQVPLLSSSSTAAAAQRKSGSARRNAWGNMSYADLITKAIESSPEKRLTLSQIYDWMVKSVPYFKDKGDSNSSAGWKNSIRHNLSLHSRFVRVQNEGTGKSSWWMLNPEGGKNGKSPRRRAASMDNTGKFAKSRGRAAKKKLALQGGPDAGAESPGSQYSKWPGSPNSHSNDDLEAWTTFRPRTSSNASTVSGRLSPFMPEQDDLTDSDMHMVYSGPGSSAKMTSTLPSLSEMTSSLGHGSTENVMENLLDNLNLLSPNNPGSAGGPSSSSNQSSPSSLLQSSPGYAPYSNQQPQQDYRKCMYGQASMGNLSSMSMQTLESKPSFPASSGSMGQFNCPAGLLKELLTSDSDPHTDLMPSVDTVVSQTAGRGGRMLPPYGSGRAELMGGGASHGHVLSHSHSMHGQAPPTSVALNGRPIHPMSNMSHGGRIGSVKSAMQMQYGASGHMAGGGGAGGGGLPFCNINGNGYGPGPSLPPIQHMEKLPSDLDGMPVERFECDMESILHDTLMDGDTLDFNFDSMASQPGFPPHGVKTTTHSWVSG, encoded by the exons ATGGCGGAAGCGGcccaacagcaacaacaacagcagcagcagctggtcGACATCGACCCGGACTTTGAGCCCCTGTCGCGGCCCCGATCATGCACTTGGCCGCTGCCCCGGCCCGAGTTCACCAACCCCGCCGACTCGAGCACGTCCTCGCCGGCCCCGTCTGTCAAGCACGAGCCGAGCGGCACTGCGGACTTCCTCACGAGCCTCAGCCTGCTTGAAGAATCCGAGGACTATGCTGACGACAAGCCGCTTGTCTTGTGCCCAGATTTCCAGTGCCAAGAAAACTGCGGGCaccggcagcagcagcagcagcagcggccGCAGATCTCCGGCGCTCCGCTCCCcccgcagcagcagcagcagcaacaggtGCCGTTACTTTCCTCCTCTTCCACAGCCGCGGCGGCGCAGAGGAAGAGCGGCTCGGCACGCCGCAACGCCTGGGGCAACATGTCATACGCTGACCTGATCACCAAGGCCATCGAGAGCTCGCCCGAGAAGCGCCTGACTCTCTCGCAGATCTACGACTGGATGGTGAAGAGCGTGCCTTACTTCAAGGACAAGGGCGACAGCAACAGCTCCGCCGGCTGGAAG aACTCAATCCGGCACAACCTGTCTCTGCACAGTCGTTTTGTGCGAGTGCAGAATGAGGGGACGGGGAAAAGCTCATGGTGGATGCTCAACCCAGAGGGCGGTAAGAACGGCAAGTCACCTCGCCGCCGTGCCGCGTCCATGGATAACACCGGCAAGTTTGCCAAGAGTAGAGGGCGTGCTGCCAAGAAAAAG CTGGCCCTTCAGGGTGGTCCTGATGCTGGTGCTGAGAGCCCAGGCTCTCAGTATAGCAAGTGGCCCGGCAGCCCCAACTCGCACAGCAATGATGACTTGGAGGCTTGGACAACGTTCCGCCCTCGCACCAGCTCCAACGCCAGCACGGTGAGCGGCCGTCTTTCACCCTTCATGCCCGAGCAGGATGACCTGACTGACTCAGACATGCACATGGTCTACTCGGGCCCTGGCTCATCCGCCAAAATGACCTCAACTCTCCCGAGCCTTTCGGAGATGACAAGCTCCTTGGGACATGGCAGCACAGAGAATGTGATGGAGAACCTTCTGGACAATCTCAACCTGCTCTCGCCAAATAACCCAGGATCAGCTGGAGGGCCCAGTTCAAGCTCTAACCAATCATCCCCCTCCTCTCTATTACAGAGCAGCCCTGGATATGCTCCGTACAGCAACCAGCAACCCCAACAAGACTACCGCAAGTGTATGTATGGCCAGGCCAGCATGGGAAACCTGTCCTCTATGTCCATGCAGACTCTGGAGAGCAAGCCCTCTTTCCCAGCTTCTTCTGGATCCATGGGGCAGTTTAACTGCCCAGCGGGGCTGCTTAAGGAGCTCCTGACCTCTGATTCAGACCCACATACAGACCTGATGCCTTCTGTAGACACCGTGGTCTCCCAGACGGCTGGCAGAGGAGGACGCATGCTGCCTCCTTATGGTAGCGGGCGAGCCGAGCTAATGGGGGGTGGAGCCTCCCATGGCCATgtcctgtctcactcacacagcatGCATGGCCAGGCGCCACCTACCTCTGTGGCTCTGAATGGGCGTCCAATACATCCTATGAGCAACATGAGCCACGGGGGACGTATTGGGTCTGTCAAGTCAGCTATGCAGATGCAATACGGGGCCTCGGGTCACATGGCAGGAGGTGGTGGGGCAGGAGGGGGAGGACTCCCCTTCTGCAACATCAATGGCAATGGCTATGGCCCTGGACCAAGCCTGCCCCCCATTCAGCATATGGAGAAGCTGCCCAGCGACTTAGACGGCATGCCAGTGGAGCGCTTCGAGTGTGACATGGAGTCCATCCTTCATGACACACTCATGGACGGAGACACCCTGGACTTTAACTTTGACTCCATGGCAAGCCAGCCGGGGTTCCCGCCACATGGGGTCAAGACCACTACTCACAGCTGGGTGTCTGGATAA
- the slc25a15a gene encoding solute carrier family 25 member 15a, whose product MAPSPVIQAIIDLSAGACGGIACVLCGQPFDTAKVKMQTFPAMYRGFVHCFVSISKQVGLRGLYHGTTPALMANIAENAVLFMSYGFCQDVVRFVVGLDRGAELSDVQKACSGSVASIFSSLALCPTELVKCRLQAMHEMEASGKIAGGQKSTVWSVVRHVLKTNGPLGFYQGLSTTIVREIPGYFCFFGGYELSRSAFAHTMGRNKEDIGIMPLMFSGGFGGALLWLVVYPIDCVKSRIQVMSLAGKQEGFIKTFLGIVRNEGVRPLYSGLTPTMIRTFPANGALFLAYELSRKMMMKQFDV is encoded by the exons ATGGCACCAAGTCCTGTCATTCAAGCCATCATTGATTTATCAGCCGGAGCCTGTG GTGGTATAGCATGTGTGCTGTGTGGCCAGCCATTTGATACCGCCAAGGTGAAGATGCAGACGTTTCCCGCGATGTACCGTGGCTTTGTGCACTGCTTTGTGTCCATCTCAAAGCAGGTGGGGTTACGTGGTCTATATCATGGCACTACCCCAGCTCTGATGGCCAACATCGCTGAGAATGCGGTTCTCTTCATGAGCTACGGCTTCTGCCAGGATGTTGTGCGCTTTGTGGTCGGCCTGGACAGAGGAGCAGAGCTCAG tgATGTTCAGAAGGCTTGCTCTGGCTCTGTGGCCTCCATCTTCTCCTCACTGGCTTTGTGTCCTACTGAACTAGTGAAGTGTCGTCTGCAGGCTATGCATGAAATGGAGGCGTCAGGCAAGATCGCTGGTGGACAGAAGAG cACCGTGTGGTCTGTGGTTAGGCATGTGTTAAAGACAAACGGTCCTCTGGGTTTTTATCAAGGCCTGTCCACTACTATTGTACGTGAGATTCCTGGCTATTTCTGCTTCTTTGGAGGCTATGAGCTGAGTCGTTCTGCTTTTGCCCACACTATGGGCAGGAACAAAGAGGACATAG GCATCATGCCGCTGATGTTTAGCGGTGGGTTTGGAGGAGCCCTTCTCTGGTTAGTTGTCTATCCAATCGACTGTGTCAAATCCCGCATTCAAGTTATGTCCCTGGCTGGGAAGCAAGAAGGGTTTATAAAGACATTCCTTGGCATTGTCCGCAATGAAG GAGTGCGGCCTCTGTACTCAGGTCTAACCCCAACTATGATCCGGACATTCCCTGCTAACGGCGCACTCTTTCTGGCCTACGAACTTAGCCGCAAGATGATGATGAAACAGTTTGATGTGTGA